A genomic segment from Bubalus bubalis isolate 160015118507 breed Murrah chromosome 5, NDDB_SH_1, whole genome shotgun sequence encodes:
- the LOC112585016 gene encoding alpha-1,3-mannosyl-glycoprotein 4-beta-N-acetylglucosaminyltransferase-like protein MGAT4E encodes MPFLDFAKMPRAAPGSRTVHGCLCKYLMVVVSLILLGSFLQEKREGEKQLMYSLLVEEKKKILWQLNQQQISSEIKNHLQAFKDMQKTSPGLQRAKYKLLAGAPPHEKKLLTVGISSALHPHESRLLDTLRSLFQASSGPELGCVMVLVSLSDSDPERLSQTVANISDLFQTHIEARQLLVVRGQLGGPPPLGTLRPEDLPSSCEALYSAQKADHALLMNFAANLSEYFLMLDDQVHCIPKFISTIYWTLSAWKELPWVTLEFSSLSFAGKVFRSSDLPRLASFLLVFPKDTPTHVLLSEFPLLLAQNTPIRFGSSVFYHVGNRSELENACFPADKEKVFGEPDNPTASVRTDMVMLSNNIPQYAYTLNKESFATLNPVRGNYLTVILEEPQKVTRVEVLTGSDKEGKHQLRRGQVQLGFGPLEDLQGCARYTLLGPVVEGRLDQMVSYEEDSLEVLGCIRLLVLEAQESWLLIRQIKVWTTEYEEEEEG; translated from the exons AGCTGCTCCAGGTTCCCGGACCGTGCACGGCTGCCTCTGCAAGTACCTCATGGTCGTCGTGTCCCTGATCCTCCTGGGCTCCTTCCTCCAAGAGAAGCGTGAAGGAGAGAAGCAGCTTATGTACAGTTTACTGGTG gaggaaaagaagaaaatactgtgGCAACTCAACCAGCAGCAAATCAGCTCTGAAATCAAGAACCATCTGCAGGCCTTCAAGGACATGCAGAAAACCTCCCCAGGGCTCCAACGTGCCAAGTACAAGCTCCTCGCCGGGGCCCCTCCCCACGAAAAGA agcTGCTGACGGTGGGCATCTCCTCGGCACTGCATCCCCACGAGAGCCGCCTCCTGGACACCCTGCGCTCCCTGTTCCAGGCGTCCTCAGGCCCTGAGCTGGGCTGTGTCATGGTGCTGGTGTCCCTGTCGGACTCCGACCCTGAACGGCTCAGCCAGACGGTGGCCAACATCTCTGACCTCTTCCAAACACACATCGAGGCCCGGCAGCTGCTGGTGGTCCGGGGCCAGCTCGGCGGGCCCCCTCCCCTAGGCACCCTGAGACCAGAGGACCTCCCCTCGTCCTGCGAGGCCCTGTACTCCGCACAGAAGGCTGACCACGCCCTCCTCATGAACTTCGCTGCCAACCTGTCTGAATACTTCCTGATGCTGGACGACCAGGTTCACTGCATACCCAAGTTCATTTCCACCATCTACTGGACGCTGTCTGCTTGGAAGGAGCTGCCTTGGGTGACCCTAGAGTTCTCTAGCCTGAGCTTTGCGGGGAAGGTGTTCCGCTCCAGCGACCTCCCCCGCCTGGCCTCCTTCCTCCTCGTCTTCCCCAAGGACACCCCCACGCACGTGCTTCTCTCTGAGTTCCCTCTTCTCCTGGCCCAGAACACGCCGATCCGCTTCGGCTCCTCAGTCTTCTACCACGTGGGCAATCGTTCAGAGCTGGAGAATGCCTGCTTCCCTGCAGACAAGGAGAAGGTCTTTGGCGAGCCCGACAACCCCACAGCCAGTGTGCGCACGGAcatggtgatgctgtccaacaaCATCCCGCAGTACGCCTACACCCTGAACAAGGAGAGCTTTGCTACCCTCAACCCCGTCCGAGGCAACTACCTGACGGTGATCCTGGAGGAGCCCCAGAAGGTCACCCGCGTCGAGGTGCTGACGGGCTCCGACAAAGAAGGGAAGCACCAGCTGCGGCGAGGGCAGGTGCAGCTGGGCTTCGGGCCCCTGGAGGACCTCCAGGGCTGTGCTCGCTACACCCTGCTCGGCCCCGTGGTGGAGGGACGCCTGGACCAGATGGTGTCTTATgaagaagactccctggaggtgCTGGGCTGCATCCGGCTGCTGGTGCTGGAGGCCCAGGAGTCCTGGCTTCTGATCAGGCAGATCAAAGTCTGGACCACGGAGtatgaagaggaagaggaagggtaG